One region of Armigeres subalbatus isolate Guangzhou_Male chromosome 3, GZ_Asu_2, whole genome shotgun sequence genomic DNA includes:
- the LOC134219927 gene encoding probable cytochrome P450 28a5, with the protein MWWTVVGLLGGFLGAVYLFLTWNFNKWNKLGVKGPKPKVLFGNIPSVLTQKQHIYYEYQQIYNDYKNEPVVGYFAVRTPLLMVRDPELIKVVLTKGFRYFADNDFSDVVDEKSDPLFARNPFSLSGEKWKTRRAEITPAFTNNRIKALSSLMDEVCVKMTEYVKKNNAKAIDTKELMAKYTTDVVSNCVFAIDAQSFSKDKPEIREMGRRIMDFNFVAQIILLVTTFLPSVKKFYKFSFVPREVEEFFIRIMKDAIRHRKQNNIVRNDYLDYLLSLQEKKEISEIDMAGHGVSFFADGFETSSLIMTYCLFDLASHPEIQNRLREEIRSVQAAEGGINYDSIGEMTYLDQVLNETLRLHPIAPVLAKRCTESTVLIGPKGKKIHVSKGSSVVIPFFVQLDSQYYDKPDEYNPERFSPENRGGKQYKEQGVFFPFGEGPRMCLGMRFALAQLKRGLVEIIDQFEVSLNSKTQVPLKFDPKLFMLYPIGGIWLDYKAIK; encoded by the exons ATGTGGTGGACAGTTGTTGGGTTATTGGGTGGCTTCCTTGGTGCCGTTTATTTGTTCCTGACATGGAATTTCAACAAGTGGAACAAGTTGGGAGTCAAGGGACCCAAGCCGAAAGTATTGTTTGGAAATATTCCAAGTGTTTTAACGCAGAAACAGCACATTTACTATGAGTACCAACAAATATACAA TGATTACAAAAATGAACCAGTAGTAGGATACTTCGCCGTTCGAACGCCACTATTGATGGTGCGGGATCCGGAACTGATCAAAGTAGTTCTTACAAAAGGCTTTCGCTATTTTGCGGATAACGATTTTTCCGATGTCGTGGATGAGAAGTCCGACCCACTGTTCGCGAGAAACCCATTCAGTTTGTCCGGGGAGAAATGGAAGACACGACGAGCGGAAATCACACCGGCCTTCACGAACAACAGA ATAAAAGCGCTTTCGTCTCTCATGGATGAAGTGTGTGTTAAAATGACTGAATATGTCAAGAAAAACAATGCGAAGGCCATTGATACTAAAGAG CTGATGGCAAAATACACCACCGATGTCGTTTCAAACTGCGTATTTGCAATCGATGCCCAGTCTTTTTCCAAGGATAAACCTGAAATCCGGGAAATGGGTCGTCGTATAATGGATTTCAACTTCGTTGCGCAGATTATTTTGTTGGTAACCACATTTTTGCCATCAGTCAAAAAGTTTTACAAATTTTCGTTTGTTCCTCGGGAAGTGGAAGAATTCTTCATTCGCATAATGAAAGACGCCATTCGTCATCGCAAGCAGAATAACATCGTACGAAACGATTACTTGGACTACCTACTTAGTCTACAGGAGAAGaaagaaatttcggaaattgACATGGCAGGCCATGGAGTATCGTTCTTCGCTGATGGTTTTGAAACATCCAGCCTGATAATGACATATTGTCTTTTCGATCTGGCAAGTCACCCTGAAATACAGAACCGACTAAGGGAGGAAATCCGAAGCGTTCAAGCTGCTGAAGGAGGCATCAATTATGATAGTATTGGAGAAATGACTTATCTTGATCAAGTTCTAAATGAAACGCTACGACTTCATCCTATTGCTCCTGTCCTGGCGAAACGATGCACTGAAAGCACTGTACTCATTGGACCAAAAGGAAAGAAAATACATGTTTCAAAAGGAAGTTCCGTTGTCATTCCCTTCTTTGTCCAGCTTGATTCCCAGTACTACGACAAGCCTGATGAATACAACCCAGAGAGATTCTCACCAGAAAATAGAGGTGGCAAACAATACAAGGAGCAAGGAGTATTCTTTCCATTCGGTGAAGGGCCCCGAATGTGTCTGGGAATGCGGTTTGCTCTTGCCCAGCTGAAAAGGGGGCTGGTGGAGATAATAGACCAATTTGAAGTATCGCTGAACTCGAAGACCCAGGTTCCATTGAAATTCGATCCAAAATTGTTCATGTTGTACCCCATTGGTGGCATCTGGTTGGACTACAAAGCTATCAAATAA